The window ctcagttcatctcctgaaggtttctcttgtggtttcatttggattgcacttctttgtcttctcattatctgtgtttgggtgttttgtttgtagagttggttgaatctaggcttggtgttgtctgcctccagttttcagctattatttgttggtatcagctgttatctgtaatccactttcatatttgggcagctttgaagtcttgatttgcttgttttcttaacaggtgatagtcttgtttactgatctcagcagggggcttccttgaaactgtatccaggaatgtgatgggtgtaacctgagactctgaaggcctcttccaccaactaatctctctgggggcagggtgttttctcagcttcagtagggggaagtgtatctcagatctccatggagacctgagttactgcccctcctccccacttcttgttttcagctgtgtcttgttgtgctgattggagctggagagatgtctggagagctctgatccggaagcaattcagtactgttttttggaaggatcagtccctccctcagctatggccacctccagaaCGGATGAGTctgcttttttaggtcatctcctgcattcctttgcccctcacagtctgtccctctctctctcctttccacttgggagataagccagtcctttcaacacacctcgctccctgttcgccaggcaagtgactgtgagcagcattttctgctcttttccctggagtgagagcccagcctcacccccccccccattcctgtaagcaggggagattcaggcactccctaccaggtttgttgtggcttcttctttgctccttggtttttgagagctgttcttgtagttcagagttggtttttcatgctgattttttctaaattgatttgtattccagtttggtggagAGAACTGGCATTTGTgtgtccacctactccgctgccatcttcaggtccccccctgttggttttttggtctccaacaggcacatatttctctggaataccatagggcacaccttcATTCATCCTTACTACATGTCCTTCTTCTTTACATCTTATCAGTGATGTTTCACTCTGATTCTTGATTTTGTTCCAGTTGAAGGTGGTGCCTGGAAATCTTcaagggcacaccagtgcgccctggtgcacaccttgagaaccactgatgtaaggctatgggtgcttgcccttggGGCAGATGGGCGATGGTGGACTGCCTACCCAttactgtgaggggccattttgctgttcacttgcctgagaagtggtttccctgcctgtgtgcctggctgcctttgggagactctattaaatggaatggccctgCGCTTTCCGggtccacagttcctctaccatctgcccaaatcccatGTGGACCTgacctgcctggccctggccaccgGCATACTTTGGTGATGCATACTTTGCTATTAAGTGACTCTGAATTATTTGGGGACACCATCTTGGTGTAGGCGCACAGTGTCTCATGCGGCTGTTAACTGCAGTTTCTTCACTCACCTTCCCACCTCCAGTGTACCCTGCCCAGGGCTTCCCAAGTTGTTTTTGCATGTTTTAATTGAGATTGTTCTCCTGCCCCTCAGCATACAACCCCAACCTCTCATATTCCAGGCCCTCCAACCCCTGGCCCCGGTCTGTGCCCTTCCTGGGCCTTAGCTTCCACATATCATGGGGGCTGGGCTTGCTGGCTCATGGGCCTGACGTGGTGAACCTCAGGCTTTTTTTGTAATGTGCTTTCCTTTGGCTAGAATGTGCTTCTTGCCACTGCTGGTTACAACCTTGTTTGGTCCTACCGGTCACAGGGGAAGAAGCTCTTCTGGGTTGCTGTCACTGCACGCAACTCCAAGCTGCTGCTTAGCAAGGGTGCCCCAAAATGAGATAAACCACACCTTCTCCCAGGGCCAACAACACAGAAAGTGGATTTCTCAAGCGTCCAACCCGGGTCCTAGAAATCTCTGCACATGACAGAGTCCACTGTGTAGTAGCGGCTGGCTGGTCTCTAGAAAGTCAGCCTGGTTCTTTCTGGACCTGCATTGCAGGGCCAGCATAGGAGAACGAAGTTAGAACTGGCACGGTGAGCACTCCCTAGATGTGACCCTGCCCGAGCATCCAGTGTGCCCCATCTAGAACATCTCCCAGGGCACAGACACATTCTCTACGCTCTCCACCCCCACACGGCGAGACTCAGCGAATATTGTGGTAAAAGCACGCACATCAACCAATCTTCTACCAAATGCCTGTATCCTGTAAAGTCATGGGTGATCTCTTTAAGCACCCATTAAAACTCTTACACTGCCCTGCCCCGTGCTTACATATCAGATCATAGACAATggctcttctcttttgttttgtttttatcccaGTGAGACTGTGTGAATTTACCATATTTTAAATGCTCCCGGGCTTATAATATACGGAAAGGAAAATGTTATCAGAACAAATGAACTGTGGATCCTCTGTGAAATGAGAACATCGAGTAATATTTATTTGTGGAAGTATGTGGTTTCTAATCTCAAATCTATTTCAGTTTGTTCCACTGGCGAACAGTGGGAAATGCCACCTGAATTAAGCCTGTGGTTTAGCAGCCCTGAAAAAAGTCAGAAGTCTGTTTTTTTGGTGGCTGTAATCTGGCATCCCCTTCTGTTAAAGGTCAACAGTTGCAGAGAAGATGCCTAGTAagaggtattttattttacttatttgccAAAGGAAACAGCTCTGCAGATAGTTTCACATATCGATGCCAATGTGGTTTTTAAAACCTGTCCCTGTTTCCTGTGCATTGGCAGGATACTTCCCGTTTCACCCAAATCTGTTCGTCAGACCTTTGAAGACTTATGCATCCACTCAGCAATTATTTATGCGGTTTCCACCTTGTGGTGTGCCAGACATGGCGCCCAGTGCTGGGCTTCGACAGTGAGCAGAAAAAAGACCATCTTCGGACAGTGGTGTCAACAACCTACTGAGGGAAGACCCAGGATTATCAAATAATCCTACAAATGAATAGGAATGCTCTCAGGGGCTCTGAATGAGAGAAGCTGGTGCTATGAGAATGTcctcctagggcagtggtcggcaaactcattagtcaacagagccaaatatcaacaatgcaacgattgaaatttcttttgagagccaaattttttaaacttaaactatataggtaggtacattgttattaacttaattagggcacTCCTAAattggccaaagagccgcactcaaggggccaaagagctgcatgtggctcgtgagtcgcagtttgctgaccacggTCCTAGGGGATCTGACCTAGGTGAGGtcaaggaaggcttccctgaggaaGTGACCCTTGCGGTTGCATAGGAATGATGAGCAAGAACTAAAGTAGCATTCCGTGCCCAGGGACTGTGACATGCAAAGGTCCTGAGTAAGCAGTCAGCGGGACACCTACCAGGGGATGGAAGGGGACCAGTGTGGCTAGCAGAGAGAGCTAGGGATGAGGTTGCAGGGAAGGAGAAGTCAGGCTATGCAGGTTCTAGGCCTTGTTAGGGATAGTGCCTTTATCCTGATTGTTCGCGAAACTGTCGAGGGTTTAGAAGCAACAGGAGACAAGAGCCGCTTTATGTCTTGAAAGGATCCTGAGCATTGAAGAGCAGAGAACATACTGGggtggagagggagtgggggagagagtggAGGCTGCTGCAGTCACCCAGGCATCCATCTGATGGTGGCCTCTGTGATCAGGGAGGTAGCAGAAAGCAGACTGGAGATGGGAAGTAGAAGACATAGGATTTTATAACAATTTGAACACAGGGCATGACTCCCGGGTTTCTCAGTTCACCAGAACCCTCCCAATTCAGGCTTGTGCTGACCTGACACATCATCCTCCAAAGAAAGGTCCCTCTCAGTGACCCTTCCACTCTTCACGGAGCACCTGTTCTACATTATTCTGGCTGCTGGTGGCACAGGAGTGAGCCAGGTAATGTCTGTGGAGGAGCTGTCCCTGTTGGTGCCAGAAAATTGGTGCAAGCTAGCAGGCCCAGCCCATACGATATGTGGATATAAATGACAGGAGGTCTGTTTTTCTTCTACAAATTAGAAGTGTTTTCTTCCTACAAATTAGCAGTGTTTTTTTAAGGGCTTTACACTTTCAAAAGCCCCTTAGTCCCTTGTGGGAACAGTAGGACAGGCAGGCGGAAATGGAGGCGCCAGGGGAGATGGGGTTCACCACACCGAGACATTGTTCATCGGGCTCAGGTTTCCAAACCCAACAGGAGGGctcttattctttttactttttatgtctccccttctttttttttgccttgccttcccacccacccacccttctGGTTTAAAGGAAAGCCACAATCAAGGAGGCTGAACAAAGCAGTCTGGTGGAGAAGCAAGTGCCTTTTCCAAATAGCCATTTGGAAAAGTTAACGGGTGCAAGGCCTCCCTGTCCCTACCGGGAAGAAAATAAGCCCGTTTCCAGATTAAGTCTAAGAACCACAAATGTGCTGCTGAGGCCTCCATCCTCTGCTGGAGCAACCTAACCAGCTTCTTTCTTGGCCAAACAGAGGTGGGGCAATCAGGAAAAGTCAGATTATGTGCTGACCCAGAATGGGGGTGAACGGTTTCAGGGGTGTATTTTGGAAGCTCCTGCCAGTGCTCTGTGGGGGAGATTGGGACCAAGGGAAAGAACACAGGCTGGCCTGCATTCACCttacttagcttttttttttcatttgagaaaaaaaaaatctgaataattaCGTGAATAATTTCGACCCCTTCGTGGCTATTGCATTATTTTTGTTCTCACATTTAGCTGGTCCTTCCTAGACACCCAAGGACTTTGggtcaatgttcttttttttttccctattagtaacaagtttgatttttttttttatgagatgcTATTAGAAAGCTCTATCCCAGGATGGTTCTGAGGATGTGACCATGCTTCCTCTGACCTACAACAGCATGGTAGGGACAGGACTGTGTTTCCCTTGCAACTGTCATTTTGGTTCTGAGGGACATCATCGACCATGCCCCTTCTTTATCAGGGAGGAGACGTGTGCCCTTGAACCTGCCATATTTCCAATTACCAAACAAAAAAAGCCCACATTTGGACCAGATATTGAGTGAcattatttatcaaaataaatttattaaaagtatGCAAAGACCACTTCCAAGTTTAGCTGCCTTTAGTACAGTTTTTGGCACTCCTCACAGACACTCTTTTCTACACAATAGCACTCATTCCGTGACACACCATTTAACAATGACAACACAGACCCGTTTCAGGGTTAGCGTTACGAGACAATAGAACTGATGACCTAGAGTCATGAGAACTTTGATATGCTTGCACGTAGTAAACATCTGAACGTTCCTTAGTACTACACAACACAGTAAGATTAAAGTTAAAACCACTGTGGGGTCGCACGGACCAGTTTGGGGGGGAAGATGGACAGCCAGCTAGCTAAGGTCACATAATCCCAGACCTCCTGGTTATCAAAATGCTTTTGGACCAACAGCATtctgtcatctctctctttccgtcTCAGGTGCCCGCTTTGCTGGCGGGAGACACATCTCATTCAGACCACGGTCTCCCTGTGCTCTGAACGGTTATGGAGGTTATTGTGGTCCAGGTTCCTCCTAGACCTGCCGGCCGCCAGCTTCCCGGCTCGCTCCCCAACTCTGAATCAGCAGTCCTGAGGGATGTCTCTGCAACACCCAGGCTGAATTCAAGGTCAGTCTCTTGGGCGGCAGGCCACAGCCTTTTCCCCTTTGGAACAAAATGAAATGTCCTCTGCTTTGGGCTTCCCATCCCCGTCTCATGTGGCGTGGGGCTGTGTGGTGATCTGGGGCTTTTTACACAAGTCTTGGTAGAATTCTGACTCAAGGAAGCGGGGGTAGGAGTTGTTCTCCATCAAACTATAGACCCTCTTCTGGGCCGTCGTAAAGCAGCCACTGGTCGCCTCTTGGATATTCTGGGCAATTAGAGTTTTGGTTTGAAAGTCTATGTTTATCTGAAATAGAACAAGCAAAATAAGTGGTTTATTCCATATCTGAAGCTAGAGATTTAAATCTATGTagttaatacttaaaaataaacaacaaaaactataatGTGGGGTTAGTTTTGCCAGTCCAGTCCTCGAAGAAACTTAACCAAAAAGCTAGAATTACAGTAAAAAGCACtttgaacaccccccccccccaactcctttTCATTTTATGTCTTTTCAACTCTTCAGTTTCATTGTGGTGCTAAGAATATGTAAAATATGCTACAATAAgagtccttttttttcccctcacctCTTTTGGAGCTTCTTTTTCTATGAAgtcagtatatattttctttgcttttgaagaCAGCTTTTGCGGTGACTTGGTTTTTTTGAAGTCTTCACAGGCCAGCCAGAATTCAATATTTTCTTCACAGAATTCAGATTTTAAGAAAGCCCTGAATGCAGCAAGGCCATCTGAAAGGAAAGCGTGCAAGGTGTGAACCGAGTGACCaaacaatcctttttatttccctCCCAGAACTATCATTCCCCTGCACCCATATTTTATTATTGCTAGATTGGAGCAACATCCTCGATTTCACTCAAACTTCTTATTCTCAGCATTTAGCCTTTTAAAGACTAAGGTGCCTGTCGGCAAAATGCTTAAGTTGGCACATGGCTACAGAGATATAAATACTTAACTTTGCTGTCAATGCAAATATTTCTAGGGAGCCTGAAATTCTCTGGGGAATTAAGCCTCCTGAACACATTGTATGCAGTGGAAAACCTGAGTCAACCTTCACAAAGAGAAAAAGCCACTATAATTTTTCATCCCCATCTGGAATGAATAAACCATGCATTTCCCTGGTTAAccaggaagcagaaaaaaaaactggTCTTATGTTGTAGCCACTGTCAAGTCAGATTGCTTCAGGCAAACTGCTCTTTTGTTGAGTGGGAACAACCTGTCTAGACTCTTGGGATGCTTGAGACAGAACACAATCAAGAGGTTCACTTACATTTACTGGCTAGCAGCTCATCGAATGCTTCTGACCACAGCTGTGCTTCCTCAGGAGAAGGTCTGCAAGATAAGTTCCACACGTGAGCTTGTGCCTTTCAGAAATCCAGTTCCCCTTTCCAACGCGGCAGGGAGCTCCTCAGACTGGCAAGAACAAGATTTACAATTTACCTGATGAAGGCTTGCTGTTTGTTCTTCTTGCCGGTTTTGGGCTTCCCAGGAGAGGTGGAATGTTGCAAGAAGTAGCTCAAACGGTTCTTCCAATCTTTCAAtctgaagaggagaagaagaagaaaaagactgacTAAGTGGCAACAGTTAAAATTGCTAGGGCAGCCAGGACATTTTTACCCAGGCTGCCCAGGAAATACAGACAGATAAGAACTCTGGTCATTTACTCCCTGCACTTATGCACTGAACGCAATTAGTTTCTTCCATCCATCTGAACACAACTACTAGTTTTGTATCTAAGGGAAGGACTACCTAAGTGATCAGGGTATTTTAATGaatttagtttgcatttttcaaaaggcagatggttatttctcgcCTGAAAAAGGCAGCGGTTTTTGTGCAAAGTTAATTACAATACAGAGGCATTGTACACTTGAACTGCCTGTGGTGCTCACTTCCCTTCTGCCCTCAGAGAAGGCTCTGGACCAGCCAGAACTGTGGACAGAGAGGGGTGTGTTTGActgacccacccacccacactccCTGCACAACACTCATGTTAAGTAGATGATCAACTATACCACAAAAttaaaaacgaaaaaaaaaaaagaagggggattTAAAGCGAATACATTCAAAATCAGCAAAAGTATCTCTATCCCTGCAGCTGCTGCGGAATTTAAAATGCAATGTCTGAGTTGAAGGGGACGCTCTTAGAGAAAAAACTCGGCGACAAAAAAGAACCAACCCGCAATTCCTCACCCGCCTCCACCAACGTCTCGGTATCAAAAATTTTTCGGTTCCTAAACTCTACCCGAGAGTCCTGCGCTCACGCAACACGACACCGAGCACACGGATTTAATCTTACTTAGCCCAATTGATCTTTTGCtcattagtattcttttttttttttttttttctctgtagagGCGCAGGCTACACAGTGTCCCATTGTCCTGCACCGCTTTTGCAGCAGACCCGGAGAGCTAGGTCCCGCCGGGGGCGGAGGATAAGGGACAGGGGGGAGGCACACTCACAGGGTTCGCTTCATCTTCTCCCGCTTCTCCTCGCTCTTGGGGCCGTTGCCTGCACTCTTGTCCATGGATCCGCAGTCGTGCTGGATAGCCAGTAACATCGCACTTTGCATTATCGTCTTGCCGCTGGGACCGCCGCTGTCGGGGGCCGCGAGCGCACAGCTGAATTTATAGGAGGCGGATGCATGGGGGCGGGGCCCACGACATCGGTCCCGCCCCAGGGCGCGCTGATTGGTCGACTGCGGCAAAGCCGCGGGGGCGGAGCCAGCGCCGGCCTGCGGCGGTCACGGTTACCCGAAGCGTCTAGAAGCTAGGGCGCTGGTGACTTGTGTGTGGCCCCCGGGTTTCTTGCGCACTCGGGTGGAACTCGGCGGCCGGCCGGGCTCCAGGGCTGTGCCTCGGAAGTTGGCTGCAGGCCAGAGGGGGCTCtcgctctcccctctcctcccccaagtGCATGCTTCTGACCCCAAAGGGGGCGACCGTTCCCCGCAGGGAAAGGCTGCTCGTTAGGAATCCCAGTGCAATCGagttattttgaattaatattgtgccccccgcccccagggagACCCTCACCTGTCCCTCTGTGACTCCTTAATTTAATTGGAGGCAGGGGGACACAGTGACAGTCCAGGAGTAGGTGGTGTGACCTCATCTGCAGCTTTCCTGGGCGTCTTGGAACGCTTTGGGGGATGACCGGGAGAAACTGACTTGCTCAGACAATGCTCTCACTGGGTGTGCATTTTTGATCAACGATGGATGGGCACGTGACTGGGTCTGTCCTTAGAGGCTCAAGCTGATTTCTCAGCAGTCCTTGGCTGTTTCTCTTTCCAGAACAGAAATCACATTATCTCCTGATGAGGAGATAGAGGAAAACACCAAGATTTCTCGCCTGCAATGCACCAGAATCATTCTAGTTGAAGATCAGTGCAAGGATGCAGGAGTTCCCACGAGTCACTGCTGGTTGGCTTAGAATTTACCAGAACATTTACTAACTGGCAaaaaagggtggggaggaggagaagttCACAGTTTCCTTGAATAAGTTTGATTTGTTCATCCTTCAAAAATCATCTCTGCTTTAAATGGTTTGATTTGCAAGGGTAAATAGAGAACCTCACCTATAGAATGCTTTGATTATGTATAACATTATTGGAACGGATCAGTGGAATTTTTTGGTGGTTTTCCCATTAAGCATATGAGTAGACAATAAGATGACCAGCAGCAAGGTATTGACTaggttgcaaatatttttcccactttACATGAGAACTGTTCAAAGAAAGCTGGAACTGGCTTAACATATTCTTACGGTGAGCTGCCAGTAGTTGGAGCTCCAGCTTTGATTTGGCAGGTAAAAACTGCAGATACCACTGAGGAGAAAAGCCATGTACTTTGTTAGGGAAAGGAAAGTCATTCAGATGTCAGTAATGTTTCAAAACGTCTTAGTGAAATGGAAGAATGTTATTTTTGTCAAGCACACCCTCTTCATCTCTAAAAGAACATTGCTTGCTACTTCCTACATCTATTGTCACTTTCTGATGATTCAATACCTACTTATTAAATATGTAGACTATGCAGATGCTTGCCTTTTCTTGCCAATGATAAAAACCTCAGTATATTTTTCACTTAGAACATTGGATGCTAGAACTCAGAGTGGAAAGGCTAGGAGTTTTGACAAAGAAGTAGCAGGGAGAGGGCTGGACCTGTGTCAGGGCACTAATTAGAGTCTCAGCTTAATCACCAAGTGCTCAGTAATGTTGGGACAATCCTAGCACGCCCCCTCAAGTCCCAGTTTCTCATCTACAGGAAGAGGAATGTGTCTTTCTTCCCAGCTCATTGTGTGTTATGTGACTCTGAGGGGAAAGTCTTTTTTTGTGAGTTCTAAAGCACTATACAGAATGTCATTGTTAGTTTGAATATGTGTGAAAAAGGAAATAACTGGAAGCATCACTACTTAGGTAGAAAAACCATTAAAGGATTAACTCAGAGTTAACTAATGTATAGAGCACAGCttataaatgttaactattaaaGTGGCAAGATAATGTCACAGAGAATCATAGACATCCAAGCTTATAGACACTTAATAAATGCTTCTGGCTAgtaagcaaataaggaaaataacTATTTGACATTCAGACGTTTTAAACTTTCAGAGATTTCTAAGCCAGAAAAGTTCAATCATCTCAatatattcacacacaaaaaagtgaataTATTTATAAGCGACTGGTTTAAATATAGGCTATGCTAGGTGCTTTGGTGTTTAatgattcacttttttttcttttttgcaaactACATATTTCTAATTGACAACTGGTGTTGTTATGTGGCAGAGAATTCTTTTTCCTGAAAATTGTAAGATTGATTGATAAACCTGAATGCAAAGTAAtttatcatttttgtatttatggGTAATTTTAAGAGTTAAACCAACATCCTCTACGGACGAAGAAACCTTTCTTTCAAAAAGTTGTCACATTACCGTCTTGTATAAAGACAGGCAGACATATCTGAAGTGAAAGCTCCAGTGTTTGACGGCttccctttgtttgtttttttttggttgttgttgctaGTGGCTTTTAGGTAATAGGATTGGTCAATAACttaaatgacaaatattttccattctgtggcagagaaaaaaatgatgcAATTGGTTATACATATTGCATAGCAAAACCACAGCCCCAGAGTGGCTTCCTAAAGTAACCATAGGCTTTTCCACGTTGAATCTGTCATGCCCTCTGCTGGACAGGCTTTCTGAACATATTAGTGGTAGAGTTCTCAGGGttgttcttgaattttttgtcttaaaaaaaccattttaattatagaaggcaaacaaacaaacaaaatatacaagTTTTTAATTATGCCAGGGAGAGAATACGAAAAGGAAAAGTCTCCCCTGCCATACTTCATCATTTCCCTTATTAATCAAAAATTAGTATCATTATCTAAGGATATTTAACATAATCATTGTCATAATTATGCTTTAGAAATTGAAGAAACTAGATACTTGCTTTAAAAAACCacaaaaggggccctggccaaatggctcagtggtagaacatcaacccagcatgtggatgtcctgggttcgattcttagGGCAcctagaagaagtgaccatctgcttctccaccccccccccgcctcccgcttctttttctttcttcctctcctgcagccatagctcgactggagctagttggccccagacactaaggatggctcaatggcctctgccttaggtggtGAGAAAAGCTCAGTAGCTGAGTAGTGGATCAatacccaagatgggcagagcattgccccctggtgggcttgccaggtggatctcagttggcgtgcatgcgggagtctgtttctgtctcccttcctcaccctgaattaaaaaaaaagaaactcacaaaagGACAGTTCTCTGTATTATGCTGTGCTTTGCTTATTTTGGTCAATAAGTACCCTAGTTTCTAAATTTGTGAAAACTGTAAACCTGTTACTTACCTCATGAAGTCTTAAATTgttagtaagttttaaaaaaggaatagaaaattaATGCCATGTGGCAGAGGGTGTGGTGACTAATGGGAAAAAACGAAACTTTAAATAACCTATTTGTTGACCATATTTAAGGAAGTGTGACACCTGTCTTCTTGCTAgtgtttttgattcttttttttcttcctcttttttctctttcttgtcttaTTCTTCATTGTTGCCATCATCGTT is drawn from Saccopteryx leptura isolate mSacLep1 chromosome 1, mSacLep1_pri_phased_curated, whole genome shotgun sequence and contains these coding sequences:
- the RGS2 gene encoding regulator of G-protein signaling 2, whose product is MQSAMLLAIQHDCGSMDKSAGNGPKSEEKREKMKRTLLKDWKNRLSYFLQHSTSPGKPKTGKKNKQQAFIRPSPEEAQLWSEAFDELLASKYGLAAFRAFLKSEFCEENIEFWLACEDFKKTKSPQKLSSKAKKIYTDFIEKEAPKEINIDFQTKTLIAQNIQEATSGCFTTAQKRVYSLMENNSYPRFLESEFYQDLCKKPQITTQPHAT